The nucleotide sequence AAAGCCGAGGTGGGTACCGAGCTGCCCGTTCCGCCGGGGCCATTATAGGTTACCGGTTTAAAGTTGGGGTAGAAATTATCCATCGGGTTACCCGCCACCAGCGTATTATACTGCAGCATGAACAGGTGTTCCAGCCGGTTTTCAGTACTCTCCCGGTGTAAGTCTTCGTAGGTCGAAAACAAATTGATCACTGAGGGGTTCGCATTGGCATACGTGATTACCTCAAACGCTTTGTCGGCGGCCAGTTTGTAATACGCTGCGCCCTTGCTGAGCGGAAAGCCCGCCATGGTCAGGTACACTTTAGCCAGTTGGGTTTTCACCGCGGCCAGGTTAACGCGTCCGCTGACATCCATCCACGCCAGGCCGGCTTTTTCAGCCGTGGTCAGATCGTCCACAATCAGCTTGTAAACTTCTTCTTTAGACGCACGGGTCGGCATGAAGTCTTCCGACGCTGCCGTTTGTGGCTTGGTAATCAGCGGGATATCGCCCCAGAGCTGCACGGCCGTGAAGTAGGCCGACGCCCGCAGAAATCGAGCCTCACCCAGAATTTTGGTTTTCTGAGCCTCGGGCATTGGATTGATGCCCGGCACCTTGTCGAGCACCTGGTTAGCCTGGGCAATAACCCGGTACAGACCATTCCAATAGTTAACCACGTGCGCAGTGTTCCCGTCGTGAACCAGACCATACAGGTTATTGAGGTCCGAGTTCTGCGCCGTTTCGGTGGTCGACGTTCCGGTCAGGGCTTCCAGTAACTGCCAGTTGCTGGAGAAGATACCCGCTCCGCCACCCATGAACCGCAGGTTATCATAAACGGCAGCCAGGGCGGCTTCGGCATGGTCAGGAATGGTATAAAAGCTGGTCGGCGTCAGGTTCGAGGGAGCTTTCTCTTCGAGAAAATCCTTACAGCCAATGGGCCCGGTCAGAGCCAGGCCGCAAAGCAGGGCCCGACTTACAGTTTTTACGAGCGTATGTCTCATCATTTGAAAGTCAATAAATTAAGAAAGACTTAAACTACAGACCGATCTGGAGACCCAGCAGGTAGGTAGTTGGTTTTGGATAATTGTGCCAGATCATGCCCTGCGAGAAAGCGCTGTTGCCACCGCCCTGGTTGGTGGGTGTTACTTCCGGATCGCCAACGATGGGGTCTTCAACCAGCAGGAAGAAGTTTTGGGCCGAAGCATACAGGCGGAGCCGGTTCAGTCTTAGTTTGTTCGTGACTACCGCCGGGAAATTGTAGCCGAACAGCAGGTTACGACCACGGAGGAACGAACCGTTCTTAATCCACCAGCTGTCTACGTTAGTTACATAGCCCGCCCGCGTATCCCGAACCTGAGCGATCATCGTGTTCTGGTTCTGCGGAGTCCAGGCGTTCAGAACAGACGTATAGCTGTTAGCGAGCGCCTGGCGGTCTTCGCTGGGGTGCAGGTTCATGAGCATAACGTCGTTACCGAACATGAACTGTAATTCAAACGTAGCGTCGAAGTTGCCAAACCGGAGGTTGTTGGTCATCGCGCCCCAGCCTTTCGGGCTGCCGTTGCCAATGATGCTGCGGTCAGCATCCGTGATGGCTTTATCACCGTTCACGTCCAGGTACTTGATATCGCCGGGCAGAATCGTCAGACCGTTCCGGTAGCTGGTAAACTTAGCGGCTACTTCACGCTCTGCTTCGCTCCATACGCCCACGCGGGTCAGTCCCCAGAACGAACCAACCGGCTCGCCCACGCGGATGACGTTGGTTGGGTTCGTGAAGTTCGGACCACCTACGTTAAAGATATCCGAAGGGGTAGCCAGCGACAGAACCTTGTTGCGGTTAAACGAGATGTTGAACGTTGTATTCCAGGAGAAGCTGCCCCGGTTGATGTTCACCGTATT is from Spirosoma taeanense and encodes:
- a CDS encoding RagB/SusD family nutrient uptake outer membrane protein, whose translation is MRHTLVKTVSRALLCGLALTGPIGCKDFLEEKAPSNLTPTSFYTIPDHAEAALAAVYDNLRFMGGGAGIFSSNWQLLEALTGTSTTETAQNSDLNNLYGLVHDGNTAHVVNYWNGLYRVIAQANQVLDKVPGINPMPEAQKTKILGEARFLRASAYFTAVQLWGDIPLITKPQTAASEDFMPTRASKEEVYKLIVDDLTTAEKAGLAWMDVSGRVNLAAVKTQLAKVYLTMAGFPLSKGAAYYKLAADKAFEVITYANANPSVINLFSTYEDLHRESTENRLEHLFMLQYNTLVAGNPMDNFYPNFKPVTYNGPGGTGSSVPTSAFYNSYEKGDLRAKDQEGFFYTSYYTNGNGAPFSLGAPYVFKHFNRTANGTAGVAGTRQNNLNVPQIRYAETLLIYAEAQNEVGGPTQEAYNALKRIRDRAKLETPALGTYSQATFREAVWRERWHELAYEQLTWFDMVRLRKVYNEKTNGFDNFVGHVNLSSNQPLQEKHLLLPLPKQEMLNNPSLRPQNPGYPGV